From Daucus carota subsp. sativus chromosome 6, DH1 v3.0, whole genome shotgun sequence, the proteins below share one genomic window:
- the LOC108224835 gene encoding L-aspartate oxidase 2-a, chloroplastic yields the protein MASSVAARTGYLQFRESSCSGQQLCGGQTSRISSISLKRCKPKDLSSSSNVSKILRFHKSGYSHSQIVKKLQYHKTMVTACLRDGSPNYFDFVVIGSGVAGLRYALEVAKHGTVAVITKAEPHESNTNYAQGGVSAVLCPLDSIESHMQDTIIAGAYLCDEETVRVVCTEGPDRIRELIAMGASFDHGEDGNLHLAREGGHSHHRIVHAADMTGREIERALLNAVVNDPNISVFEHHFAIDLLTSQDGPNTVCHGADILNTATKEVLRFISKVTLLASGGAGHIYPSTTNPPVATGDGIAMAHRAQAVISNMEFVQFHPTALADEGLPSGPSTMRENAFLITEAVRGDGGILYNLNMERFMPFYDERAELAPRDVVARSIDDQLKKRNEKYVLLDISHKPREEILSHFPNIAAECLQYGLDITSQPIPVVPAAHYMCGGVRAGLQGETNVEGLYVAGEVACTGLHGANRLASNSLLEALVFARRAVQPSIDHMKSSHYGGNAADYWERPTVPKSLGNNVLDKIIRRTSEVRKELQSIMWDYVGIVRSTTRLTTAEQRIGELELEWEAYLFQQGWEPTMVGLEACEMRNLFCCAKLVVSSALARHESRGLHYTTDFPDLEESKRIPTIIFPGSPLNNTWSSRQVHKQQIC from the exons ATGGCAAGCAGTGTAGCTGCCAGAACTGGTTATTTGCAATTTAGAGAGTCTTCTTGCAGTGGGCAACAACTTTGTGGAGGACAGACATCCAGGATTTCAAGTATATCACTAAAGAGATGCAAGCCAAAGGATCTGTCGAG CTCAAGCAATGTGTCCAAAATCTTGCGGTTCCACAAATCTGGCTATTCTCATTCTCAGATCGTAAAAAAGTTGCAGTATCATAAAACCATGGTCACAGCATGCTTGAGAGATGGGTCCCCAAATTACTTTGACTTCGTAGTTATTGGCAGTGGAGTTGCTGGCCTTCGTTATGCCCTTGAGGTTGCAAAACATGGAACTGTTGCAGTGATAACCAAGGCTGAGCCTCATGAAAGCAACACAAATTATGCTCAGGGAGGTGTAAGTGCTGTGTTGTGCCCTTTAGACTCTATAGAGAGTCACATGCAAGATACAATCATAGCAGGGGCGTATTTATGCGACGAAGAGACTGTCAGA GTGGTCTGTACAGAAGGGCCTGATAGAATTAGAGAACTCATTGCGATGGGTGCATCTTTTGATCACGGGGAGGATGGAAATTTACACCTGGCTAGAGAAGGAGGCCACTCACACCACAGAATTGTGCATGCTGCTGATATGACAGGGAGAGAAATTGAGAGGGCACTGCTGAATGCAGTTGTAAACGATCCAAATATTTCTGTGTTTGAGCATCACTTTGCAATAGATTTGCTGACTTCCCAG GATGGTCCAAACACGGTTTGTCATGGTGCAGACATATTGAATACTGCAACAAAAGAG GTATTACGATTTATCTCAAAGGTGACTTTGCTCGCATCAGGGGGTGCAGGGCATATCTATCCGTCGACAACAAATCCACCG GTAGCTACGGGAGATGGAATTGCTATGGCACATCGAGCTCAGGCTGTAATTTCTAACATGGA ATTTGTGCAGTTCCACCCAACTGCCTTGGCTGACGAAGGCCTTCCATCAGGACCATCAACAATGCGAGAAAATGCCTTCTTAATTACCGAAGCCGTCAGGGGTGATGGAGGCATCCTTTACAATCTAAACATGGAAAGGTTTATGCCATTCTATGATGAGAGGGCAGAACTTGCTCCTAGAGACGTGGTAGCAAGAAGTATAGATGATCAGCTCAAAAAACGTAATGAAAAATACGTGCTACTTGATATAAGTCATAAACCTAGAGAGGAAATTCTCTCTCACTTCCCTAATATAGCTGCAGAATGCCTCCAGTATGGCCTAGATATTACCAGCCAACCGATTCCAGTGGTTCCTGCTGCACATTACATGTGTGGAGGTGTTCGTGCTGGTCTTCAAGGAGAAACAAATGTAGAGGGTCTTTATGTAGCTGGTGAGGTTGCATGCACTGGTTTGCATGGTGCTAACAGACTTGCAAGTAACTCATTGCTTGAAGCGCTAGTATTCGCCCGAAGAGCTGTACAGCCTTCTATTGATCACATGAAAAGTTCTCACTACGGTGGCAATGCTGCTGATTATTGGGAGAGGCCTACCGTTCCCAAGTCTCTAGGTAATAATGTATTGGATAAAATCATAAGAAGGACAAGTGAAGTGCGGAAAGAATTGCAATCAATCATGTGGGATTATGTAGGCATCGTTAGATCAACTACAAGGCTAACAACTGCGGAGCAGAGGATTGGGGAACTGGAGTTGGAATGGGAAGCTTACTTATTTCAGCAAGGATGGGAACCAACAATGGTGGGACTCGAGGCTTGCGAAATGAGAAACCTATTTTGTTGTGCCAAGCTAGTAGTAAGTAGTGCGCTTGCTAGGCATGAAAGTCGTGGCCTTCACTACACAACTGATTTCCCCGACTTGGAAGAAAGCAAAAGGATTCCAACAATCATCTTCCCTGGTTCGCCACTGAACAATACATGGAGTTCACGGCAAGTCCACAAGCAGCAGATTTGCTAG